The following are encoded together in the Lactuca sativa cultivar Salinas chromosome 1, Lsat_Salinas_v11, whole genome shotgun sequence genome:
- the LOC128127100 gene encoding leucine-rich repeat extensin-like protein 5: MVKSQSFITCIQLLLVCSVATVGSRPATLNRRGLSEICDPLLEDCGDQWPFSPISSSNNPFISRPFLRRQTPPDLLPTLPPVVVASPPPTVSDPTFSPLVASPPPPGTTINPPTFPELPPDYDDDDDTNTAPPANDGANLPPEVTLPPIVHRRSHPDLYLSPPLLNLPAPPLVPIVYQQQEIVMPPPPPPPTNK; this comes from the coding sequence ATGGTGAAATCCCAGAGCTTCATCACTTGCATacaactattattggtatgttcAGTTGCCACCGTCGGCAGTCGTCCAGCCACCCTTAACCGCCGTGGTCTATCAGAAATCTGTGACCCACTTTTAGAAGACTGTGGTGATCAATGGCCTTTCTCTCCTATCTCTTCCAGCAACAACCCCTTCATATCCAGACCATTCCTCCGCCGCCAAACTCCGCCAGACCTCCTCCCTACACTGCCACCTGTTGTAGTGGCTTCACCACCACCCACGGTTTCAGATCCGACATTCTCACCACTAGTTGCATCCCCACCACCACCGGGAACCACCATTAATCCACCCACATTCCCTGAGCTGCCACCagattatgatgatgatgatgatacaaaTACAGCTCCACCAGCTAATGATGGTGCTAACCTCCCGCCGGAGGTCACTCTACCTCCAATTGTTCATAGAAGGAGTCATCCGGACTTGTACCTGTCACCGCCTCTACTTAACTTGCCAGCACCACCACTTGTGCCTATAGTTTATCAGCAACAAGAAATTGTAatgccgccgccaccaccaccacccaccaataAATGA